A genomic window from Rhodococcus sp. KBS0724 includes:
- a CDS encoding siderophore-interacting protein codes for MPVTTPSRRLDLPIVLRELTVVRTVEVTPRMRRITVGGEQLRAFQSGELSVDEFRTEGADDYVKIFLPETSGAAPVLPEQHDGHLHWPKRPAPVARSYTVRRFDAEAGELDLDFVLHGHGIAGNWARNALPGDTLHLAGPKVSTIPPVGADWWLLAGDETALPAIARYVEEHDGSVPLYVAVLVDGPEEEQRELPGVTWVHRRDGVSDARLLADAARTLGPSTGAGWMWIAGEASIVRELRATAKQLGVTKDLLDASGYWRVQVGDGPLARVRTLRDKAVESLEHRRREHA; via the coding sequence ATGCCGGTTACCACCCCGTCCCGACGGCTCGACCTGCCGATCGTCCTGCGAGAGCTGACGGTCGTTCGAACTGTCGAGGTCACACCGCGCATGCGCCGGATCACGGTCGGGGGCGAGCAACTGCGCGCCTTCCAGTCCGGTGAACTCTCGGTCGACGAGTTCCGCACCGAGGGCGCCGACGACTACGTGAAGATCTTCCTCCCCGAAACGAGCGGAGCAGCACCGGTGCTGCCCGAACAGCATGACGGCCACCTGCACTGGCCGAAGCGTCCGGCGCCGGTGGCCCGCTCCTACACGGTGCGCCGCTTCGACGCCGAGGCCGGCGAACTCGATCTCGACTTCGTGCTGCACGGCCACGGCATCGCCGGCAACTGGGCGCGCAACGCACTGCCCGGTGACACTTTGCACCTGGCCGGACCGAAGGTGTCGACCATTCCGCCCGTCGGCGCCGACTGGTGGTTGCTTGCCGGTGACGAGACGGCGCTACCCGCGATCGCCCGGTACGTCGAAGAACACGACGGTTCGGTGCCGCTGTACGTTGCGGTGCTCGTCGACGGCCCCGAAGAAGAACAGCGCGAACTTCCCGGCGTCACCTGGGTGCACCGTCGCGACGGCGTCTCGGACGCTCGACTGCTGGCAGATGCCGCCCGCACACTCGGTCCGAGCACGGGCGCCGGCTGGATGTGGATCGCCGGTGAGGCATCCATCGTGCGCGAATTACGAGCTACGGCCAAACAACTCGGCGTGACGAAGGATCTCCTCGACGCATCCGGCTACTGGCGTGTGCAGGTCGGCGACGGCCCCCTGGCTCGGGTTCGCACGCTGCGCGACAAGGCCGTCGAGTCGCTCGAGCATCGCCGCCGCGAGCACGCCTGA
- the panD gene encoding aspartate 1-decarboxylase: MNRIMLSGKIHRATVTQADLHYVGSVTIDQDLMEAADLLEGEQVHIVDIDNGARLETYAITGERGSGVIGINGAAAHLISPGHLVIIMSYRHVEDREAKSLVPRVVHVDTDNVIVELGSDPAQPVPGAQDQLASR, from the coding sequence GTGAACCGCATTATGTTGTCGGGGAAGATCCACCGTGCCACTGTCACGCAGGCAGACCTGCACTACGTCGGATCCGTGACCATCGACCAAGACCTCATGGAAGCGGCCGATCTGCTCGAAGGAGAGCAGGTGCACATCGTCGATATCGACAACGGTGCACGGCTCGAGACCTACGCCATCACCGGCGAACGAGGTTCCGGGGTGATCGGCATCAACGGTGCTGCAGCACATCTGATCTCGCCTGGGCACTTGGTGATCATCATGTCCTACCGCCATGTCGAGGACCGCGAGGCGAAGTCGCTGGTGCCGCGGGTCGTCCACGTCGACACCGATAACGTCATCGTGGAACTGGGCTCGGACCCGGCTCAGCCGGTGCCCGGAGCCCAAGACCAGCTCGCCTCACGCTGA
- a CDS encoding isochorismatase family protein gives MAIPPIAGYVLPRRDEVSADRVDWQLDPSRCALLIHDMQRYFIDAYNTGEEPISTATANMVAVRDACVRAGIPVVYTMQPGDQHPSRRGILADFWGEGMTTGRDTEVIDALTPGESDIEVTKWRYSAFQRTDLRQLLGRVGRDQLIVTGVYAHMGCMLSAAEAFMSDIEPFMVSDATADFSRDEHLMGLEYVAKRCGRVLTAADVLGAISVDEAVAELSGV, from the coding sequence ATGGCCATCCCACCCATTGCCGGCTATGTTCTGCCCCGCCGCGACGAGGTATCCGCGGACCGCGTCGACTGGCAGCTCGACCCGTCGCGCTGCGCGTTGTTGATCCACGACATGCAGCGCTACTTCATCGACGCCTACAACACCGGTGAGGAGCCCATCTCCACTGCGACGGCAAACATGGTGGCGGTTCGTGACGCCTGTGTTCGGGCTGGGATCCCGGTCGTCTACACGATGCAGCCGGGTGATCAGCATCCGTCCAGGCGAGGCATCCTGGCCGATTTCTGGGGCGAAGGTATGACAACCGGACGCGATACCGAGGTGATCGACGCGCTCACCCCCGGAGAGTCCGACATCGAGGTGACCAAGTGGCGATATTCGGCATTCCAGCGCACGGACTTGCGTCAGCTCCTCGGCCGCGTCGGTCGTGACCAGTTGATCGTGACCGGCGTGTACGCACATATGGGCTGCATGCTCAGCGCAGCCGAAGCGTTCATGAGCGACATCGAGCCGTTCATGGTCTCGGACGCGACTGCCGACTTCTCACGCGACGAGCATCTGATGGGACTGGAATACGTAGCCAAGCGGTGCGGGCGGGTGCTCACCGCTGCCGACGTACTGGGTGCGATCAGCGTGGACGAGGCCGTCGCAGAACTCAGCGGGGTGTAA
- a CDS encoding SDR family oxidoreductase, translated as MDVKGVTGRSVVITGADGGIGAATAALFEQAGATVARWDLAAPTVPGDGFALAVDVTDRQCVEQAFAATTDAIGTVSVLVHTAGVLRAGSALTEDNNDWDACLAVNATGTMNVAREAARRFIAAGCGVITAVGSNAASTPRTNMAAYGASKAAATAYLRSLGLEIAPHGIRCNIISPGSTDTPMLRGMWDGTDQSAGVIAGDADAYRLGIPLGRLAQPDDIAATALFLSSDAARHITMHDLRVDGGATLDM; from the coding sequence ATGGATGTGAAGGGTGTGACTGGGCGATCTGTCGTGATTACCGGTGCCGACGGCGGTATCGGCGCGGCAACGGCGGCACTGTTCGAACAGGCCGGAGCTACGGTCGCTCGGTGGGATCTGGCAGCTCCGACGGTACCGGGTGACGGATTCGCGCTCGCGGTCGACGTGACGGATCGCCAGTGCGTCGAGCAGGCATTTGCCGCGACCACCGACGCGATCGGAACGGTGTCGGTGCTCGTGCACACGGCAGGCGTACTGCGGGCGGGTTCCGCGCTGACCGAGGACAACAACGACTGGGACGCGTGCCTGGCAGTCAACGCGACGGGGACGATGAACGTCGCCCGTGAAGCGGCTCGCCGCTTTATTGCCGCCGGTTGTGGTGTGATCACGGCGGTGGGGTCCAACGCGGCATCGACACCGCGCACGAACATGGCTGCCTACGGTGCGTCGAAGGCCGCGGCAACCGCTTACCTGCGAAGCCTCGGCCTCGAGATTGCTCCGCACGGAATCCGGTGCAACATCATTTCTCCTGGCTCGACGGACACACCCATGCTGCGCGGAATGTGGGACGGCACAGACCAATCCGCCGGGGTGATCGCCGGCGACGCCGACGCGTATCGACTCGGGATTCCACTCGGCCGACTCGCGCAACCTGATGACATCGCTGCGACGGCGTTGTTCCTCAGCTCCGACGCGGCCAGACACATCACGATGCACGACCTCCGCGTCGACGGCGGCGCCACGCTCGACATGTGA
- a CDS encoding (2,3-dihydroxybenzoyl)adenylate synthase, whose product MLSEVSPPQLAFTPWPADDAARYRSDGVWAGKTFDQVLRESVAAHSHSAAVVDAEQTWTYAELDAHVDAFAAGLADLGITAQHPVMIQLPNQAEFVAVVFALFRIGAVPVFCLPAHRSSELTALASASRAVAIITSHHIDGFDHGALALEVASSTPSLNTVVCLPDYGSDAPAGTVNFGSVRAAPREFATADPGSVAFLQLSGGSTGIPKLIPRTHDDYLYSVLRSNEICGVTTSTVYLATLPVAHNFPMSSPGILGALAAGGTVALTPSPSPSTAFAMIERAGVTMTGLVPPLARLWTETAERGHSHDLSSLTSVLVGGARCPDELAARIGPALGVRLQQVFGMAEGLVCYTRDEDPLDVVLTTQGRPMSPFDRIRVVDDNDNDVPAGAEGQLLTKGPYTIRGYYDNPAANARSFTDNGWYRTGDVVRVDSNGNITVCGRAVDRINRGGEKVSAEELEEHLLAHPAVRDAIVVAIPDEYLGERTCAFLLAADPSSPPKTAQIRAFVRERGLASWKIPDRVQVLEAFPETGVGKTSRKDLRRMLAAR is encoded by the coding sequence ATGCTTTCCGAAGTGTCACCACCACAACTCGCCTTCACCCCGTGGCCTGCAGACGACGCCGCCCGCTACCGCAGTGACGGGGTCTGGGCCGGAAAGACTTTCGACCAGGTTCTGCGCGAGAGCGTCGCCGCCCATTCCCACTCCGCCGCAGTCGTCGACGCCGAGCAGACCTGGACGTACGCCGAACTCGACGCCCACGTGGACGCCTTCGCTGCCGGACTCGCCGATCTCGGCATCACCGCCCAGCATCCGGTGATGATCCAACTGCCCAACCAGGCCGAGTTCGTTGCCGTCGTCTTCGCGCTTTTCCGGATCGGCGCAGTACCTGTCTTCTGCCTCCCCGCGCATCGTTCCTCCGAATTGACCGCGCTGGCCAGTGCCTCGCGCGCCGTCGCCATCATTACGTCGCACCACATCGACGGATTCGACCACGGAGCCTTGGCACTCGAGGTCGCGTCTTCGACACCGAGTTTGAATACCGTTGTGTGTCTTCCGGATTACGGATCGGATGCTCCGGCCGGCACCGTGAACTTCGGTTCCGTGCGCGCCGCACCGCGCGAATTCGCCACCGCCGATCCGGGATCCGTGGCGTTTCTGCAGCTGTCCGGCGGCAGCACCGGCATCCCCAAGCTCATTCCACGCACCCACGACGACTACCTCTACAGCGTGCTGCGCAGCAACGAGATCTGCGGCGTCACCACTTCGACGGTCTATCTCGCGACATTGCCGGTAGCCCACAACTTCCCGATGAGCTCCCCGGGAATCCTGGGAGCCCTCGCCGCCGGCGGAACTGTGGCGTTGACCCCGTCCCCGAGCCCCAGCACGGCCTTCGCGATGATCGAACGCGCCGGAGTGACGATGACGGGACTCGTTCCGCCGCTGGCCCGGTTGTGGACCGAAACAGCTGAACGTGGCCACTCACACGACCTGTCGTCGCTGACATCCGTACTGGTCGGCGGCGCTCGCTGCCCCGACGAGCTGGCAGCACGCATCGGCCCGGCACTGGGCGTACGACTGCAACAGGTGTTCGGAATGGCCGAAGGCCTGGTGTGTTACACCCGCGACGAAGATCCCCTCGACGTCGTGCTCACCACGCAGGGCCGCCCCATGTCCCCCTTCGACCGGATCCGGGTAGTCGACGACAACGACAACGACGTACCCGCAGGCGCCGAAGGTCAGCTGCTCACCAAGGGCCCGTACACAATTCGTGGCTACTACGACAATCCGGCAGCCAACGCCCGCTCCTTCACCGACAACGGCTGGTACCGCACCGGCGACGTGGTCCGAGTTGATTCGAACGGCAACATCACCGTCTGCGGGCGTGCGGTCGACCGAATCAACCGCGGCGGCGAGAAGGTATCCGCCGAAGAACTCGAAGAACACCTTCTGGCGCACCCCGCGGTTCGCGACGCCATCGTTGTTGCGATTCCCGACGAGTACCTCGGTGAGCGCACGTGCGCCTTCCTCCTCGCCGCAGACCCGTCGAGTCCGCCGAAGACAGCCCAGATCCGAGCCTTTGTGCGCGAGCGCGGCCTGGCGAGCTGGAAGATCCCCGACCGAGTGCAGGTGCTCGAAGCATTCCCGGAGACCGGCGTCGGCAAGACCAGCCGCAAGGATCTGCGTCGGATGCTCGCCGCGCGCTGA
- a CDS encoding RNA polymerase subunit sigma: MTQLQHHDVLDDLEAAARNGGAASQARLYCAIRPLAVRRARVELESDAAESVADAVCRSVVKSVPGRAVSDREAPDGSLVQLVHSTTRRLIDRTDAQSRIGLPTEIEALPECLREVLIMRLIVGLDVDGTAVALGWTRTQVLLEQHRALATLRTGAPAGSTSS; the protein is encoded by the coding sequence ATGACGCAGTTACAACACCACGATGTGCTCGATGATCTGGAGGCTGCCGCACGAAACGGCGGCGCCGCGTCGCAGGCGAGGTTGTACTGTGCGATCCGGCCACTGGCGGTGCGACGTGCTCGCGTCGAACTCGAGTCCGACGCAGCAGAATCCGTGGCCGACGCCGTGTGTCGTTCCGTCGTGAAGTCGGTACCGGGTAGGGCGGTATCAGACAGGGAGGCGCCGGATGGTTCGCTCGTGCAACTGGTGCACTCGACAACTCGCCGACTGATCGACCGAACGGACGCACAATCCAGGATTGGACTGCCCACCGAGATCGAGGCTCTCCCAGAGTGCTTGCGGGAGGTGCTGATCATGAGGTTGATCGTGGGCCTCGATGTCGACGGCACCGCAGTAGCGCTCGGATGGACACGCACTCAGGTGCTGCTGGAACAACATCGGGCGCTGGCGACATTGCGCACCGGCGCCCCGGCGGGGAGCACGTCGAGCTAG
- a CDS encoding class I SAM-dependent methyltransferase — MRTDGDTWDIVSSVGLTALGVAAFRAIESRRPDALIEDSYARWFVEAAGEPHFTALLDNPSSLEDLPLSGFMGIGMGIRSKFFDEFFLDAARSGVAQSVILAAGLDARAYRLNWPTDTAVFEVDQPQVLEFKDQVLTEHGAEPTAIRHTVAVDLRDDWPAALAASGFDRAKPSAWSAEGLLAYLPGTAHDALFERIDELSSPGSRLALNYFPSGMDGKRFAEIRAKYFKKDPFGGLDLSALFYDDQRADPKQWLTDRGWSVQCRDTLELADEYDQPIPELPSELADLSKRSGYLTATK; from the coding sequence GTGCGCACTGACGGCGATACCTGGGACATTGTCAGCAGCGTCGGCCTGACCGCGCTGGGAGTGGCCGCGTTCCGCGCAATAGAATCTCGCCGCCCCGATGCACTGATCGAAGATTCCTATGCGCGGTGGTTTGTCGAGGCCGCAGGCGAACCACATTTCACCGCACTTCTGGACAACCCGTCGTCCTTGGAAGACCTTCCGCTGTCCGGGTTCATGGGCATCGGCATGGGCATCAGAAGCAAATTCTTCGACGAGTTCTTCCTCGACGCCGCCAGGTCAGGAGTCGCCCAATCAGTGATCCTGGCAGCAGGATTGGATGCGCGGGCCTACCGGCTGAACTGGCCCACCGATACTGCGGTTTTCGAAGTTGATCAGCCGCAGGTATTGGAATTCAAAGATCAGGTGCTCACCGAGCACGGAGCGGAACCGACAGCGATCCGTCACACGGTGGCCGTCGATCTGCGCGATGACTGGCCCGCCGCGCTCGCAGCGTCAGGGTTCGATCGCGCCAAGCCATCGGCCTGGTCGGCAGAGGGACTGTTGGCCTATCTTCCCGGCACCGCACATGACGCGCTGTTCGAGAGAATCGACGAACTCTCGTCGCCCGGCAGTCGACTTGCCTTGAACTACTTCCCATCCGGGATGGACGGCAAACGATTTGCCGAGATCAGAGCAAAGTATTTCAAGAAAGATCCTTTTGGCGGCTTGGACCTATCCGCCTTGTTCTACGACGACCAGCGCGCCGACCCCAAACAGTGGCTGACCGACCGAGGTTGGTCGGTTCAGTGCCGCGACACCCTCGAGCTGGCAGACGAGTACGACCAACCGATCCCTGAACTTCCATCTGAACTTGCCGATTTGTCGAAACGCTCAGGCTATCTGACGGCCACGAAGTAG
- a CDS encoding oxidoreductase: MDLLLKGKTAIVTGAGKGIGLAITQALAEEGAHVIAGSRTRTADIEKLEAGDGVTFVAVDLASVDGPPALAAAAAERGGIDILINNVGAVTPRTGGFLSVTDADWDASLRVTFMSAVRMIRAALPSMTAGSGSIVTVSSVNAFLPDPAVIDYSAAKAALTNLSKSLSKELAPQGIRVNTVSPGPVRTALWLGSGGVASTLAGVAGVSAQDIVDSAAAGSETGRFTYPEEVADLVVFLAGGRAANITGADFVIDGGLIKTL; the protein is encoded by the coding sequence ATGGATCTACTGCTGAAAGGGAAAACCGCGATTGTGACCGGTGCTGGCAAGGGCATCGGTCTTGCCATCACCCAGGCATTGGCAGAAGAAGGCGCCCATGTGATCGCGGGTTCACGAACACGCACGGCAGACATCGAGAAACTCGAGGCCGGCGACGGGGTCACGTTTGTTGCCGTAGACCTGGCAAGTGTGGACGGTCCACCGGCATTGGCTGCGGCAGCGGCAGAGCGCGGCGGTATCGACATACTGATCAACAATGTGGGCGCGGTGACTCCGCGGACAGGCGGATTTCTCAGTGTTACCGATGCTGACTGGGATGCATCGCTGCGTGTGACGTTCATGTCCGCGGTGAGGATGATTCGGGCTGCTCTGCCTTCGATGACGGCCGGCAGTGGGAGCATCGTGACGGTCAGTTCGGTGAATGCGTTTCTTCCGGACCCAGCGGTGATCGACTACAGCGCAGCAAAAGCCGCGTTGACCAACCTGAGCAAATCGCTGTCGAAAGAGTTGGCGCCGCAGGGCATCCGGGTGAACACGGTGAGCCCAGGACCGGTGCGGACGGCGTTGTGGCTCGGGTCAGGCGGGGTGGCATCGACGCTCGCCGGTGTCGCCGGAGTCAGTGCCCAAGACATCGTGGACAGTGCGGCCGCGGGCTCGGAGACAGGCCGATTCACGTATCCGGAGGAAGTTGCGGACCTGGTGGTATTTCTCGCCGGAGGCCGTGCCGCAAACATCACCGGCGCAGATTTTGTGATCGACGGTGGCTTGATCAAAACGCTCTGA
- a CDS encoding DUF6131 family protein — protein MIILGIILLLIGFLLNIPILWTIGVVLLVIGLILFVLGSTGRAVGGRRHWY, from the coding sequence ATGATTATTCTCGGAATCATCCTGCTGCTGATCGGATTTCTCTTGAACATTCCGATTCTGTGGACAATCGGAGTTGTCCTCTTGGTGATCGGGCTGATCTTGTTCGTGCTGGGTTCGACAGGACGGGCGGTCGGTGGTCGACGGCACTGGTACTGA
- a CDS encoding MinD/ParA family protein, translating to MRSDNNGFNGGSTQNGSGTTETDDLLGGSEDSYANSVRTVTFTPNFDLPQSDEVPVKPLPSQRMRQARREEPADFRTSTPQAMTSVDDLDIIKRAKRPPEHGFGALLFKLSGGRINTGQSAVELEHQALVRRANRTVRGVYKIAFISLKGGVGKTTAAKTVGSTFASIRGDRIVAIDANPDLGTLADREHREHHLTVRDLLADSDIRTYSDVRYYTSQGDSRLEILASEADPETSESFNEQDYLDTLRILEVHYNILITDCGTGIMHSAMYGILDEADALVVVSPTAQDGARSAAATLSWLTKHGYGDLVSRSVVAINATRPGSSSLDLDQLEEVFAQRGVRAVCTLPYDDHLGEGGPIDLKLLNKRTARAYLELVAAIADGFPDSQGRHASR from the coding sequence GTGCGCAGCGATAATAACGGTTTCAATGGCGGATCTACCCAGAACGGTTCCGGTACAACCGAGACGGATGATCTGCTGGGCGGCTCCGAGGACTCCTACGCGAATTCGGTTCGAACCGTTACCTTTACACCGAACTTCGACCTGCCACAGAGCGACGAGGTTCCGGTCAAACCACTTCCGAGCCAACGGATGCGGCAAGCGCGACGCGAAGAGCCTGCCGATTTCCGAACGTCGACACCACAGGCGATGACCTCCGTCGACGACTTGGACATCATCAAGCGTGCCAAGCGTCCGCCCGAACATGGTTTCGGCGCTCTGCTGTTCAAGCTTTCGGGTGGGCGGATCAACACCGGGCAGTCGGCGGTGGAACTCGAACATCAGGCGCTGGTCCGCCGCGCCAATCGGACTGTGCGCGGCGTGTACAAGATTGCGTTCATCTCGCTCAAGGGTGGGGTGGGGAAGACGACGGCGGCAAAGACCGTCGGCTCCACGTTTGCGTCGATCCGTGGAGATCGGATTGTTGCGATAGACGCCAACCCTGATCTGGGCACGCTCGCTGATCGGGAACATCGCGAGCATCACCTCACTGTTCGCGATCTGTTGGCAGACAGTGATATTCGTACGTACAGCGATGTGCGGTACTACACATCGCAAGGTGACAGTCGGTTGGAAATCCTTGCCAGCGAAGCGGATCCGGAAACATCGGAGTCGTTCAACGAGCAGGACTACCTCGACACCTTGCGCATCCTCGAGGTGCACTACAACATTCTCATCACCGACTGCGGCACCGGCATCATGCACTCGGCGATGTACGGAATCCTCGACGAGGCCGACGCCTTGGTGGTGGTCAGTCCGACGGCTCAGGACGGAGCGCGCAGCGCAGCCGCCACGTTGAGTTGGCTGACCAAACACGGTTACGGCGACCTGGTGAGCAGGTCGGTGGTTGCGATCAACGCCACGCGGCCCGGATCGTCGTCGCTCGATCTCGACCAACTCGAGGAAGTGTTTGCGCAGCGCGGAGTTCGGGCGGTGTGCACCCTGCCGTACGACGACCATCTCGGCGAGGGCGGCCCCATTGATCTGAAGTTGTTGAACAAACGCACTGCGCGCGCTTATCTCGAGTTGGTTGCCGCTATTGCCGACGGCTTCCCGGATTCGCAGGGTCGACACGCGTCACGGTGA
- a CDS encoding PepSY domain-containing protein: MSAPETERAQPHASNDSSPPKKKTGNARSLILRLHFYAGIFIGPFILVAALTGGLYAVAPTIEKFVYSDYLQTDSTGQVASLNDQIRSAQQYRPDLTVSAVRPAPAAGETTRVLFTDPSLGESERLAVFVDPVLAQPVGELAVYGSSGSLPVRTWISQLHRNLHLGEPGRLYSELAASWMWVVALGGVYLWFRRYRTTRNARLLTMDRTSSGRGRTLNWHGVVGIWIAVALVFLSATGLTWSTYAGENVSSVRTALSWKTPSVVKTLGDAPPPAAGGHEGHDMAPVSTGTLTDTNVGRVDAVLGIARYHGITGPVEVSIPADAQTAFTVAQTRQPWVMSNNTIAIDGATQKVTDELWFSDWPLAAKLSSWGIQLHMGLLFGLANQIALASLAIALASVVVRGYVLWWRRRPTRGSDWAMGRTPTRGGIRNLSPISVAAMIAVTALVGWFVPLLGISLIAFLLIDLSAAALRRRATT; encoded by the coding sequence ATGTCCGCACCCGAAACGGAGCGCGCACAGCCGCACGCTTCCAACGACAGTTCCCCTCCGAAGAAGAAGACCGGCAACGCCAGATCACTGATCCTGCGCCTGCACTTCTACGCCGGAATCTTCATCGGACCGTTCATCCTCGTCGCGGCGTTGACCGGTGGCCTTTACGCGGTGGCTCCCACCATCGAGAAATTTGTCTACAGCGACTACCTACAGACCGACAGCACCGGGCAGGTCGCATCACTGAACGATCAGATCCGCTCAGCTCAGCAGTACCGCCCCGACCTGACGGTCTCGGCGGTCCGTCCCGCCCCGGCCGCCGGCGAAACCACCCGAGTTCTGTTCACCGATCCGTCTCTCGGCGAGTCCGAAAGGCTCGCGGTTTTTGTGGACCCCGTGCTGGCTCAACCGGTCGGCGAGTTGGCGGTGTACGGCAGCAGCGGCTCACTGCCGGTCAGAACCTGGATTTCCCAACTCCACCGCAACCTGCATCTCGGCGAACCGGGACGCCTGTACAGCGAACTAGCCGCGTCGTGGATGTGGGTAGTTGCCCTCGGCGGTGTCTATCTCTGGTTCCGCCGGTACCGAACCACTCGCAACGCCCGCCTTCTCACCATGGATCGAACATCCAGCGGCCGTGGCCGAACCCTGAACTGGCACGGAGTTGTCGGTATCTGGATCGCAGTGGCGCTGGTGTTTCTCTCGGCAACCGGACTCACGTGGTCGACCTACGCCGGTGAGAATGTCAGCAGCGTGAGAACGGCACTGAGTTGGAAGACTCCTTCGGTGGTCAAGACACTCGGCGACGCTCCACCACCGGCAGCAGGCGGGCACGAGGGCCACGACATGGCCCCTGTCTCCACCGGCACTCTGACGGACACCAACGTCGGACGCGTCGACGCGGTACTCGGCATCGCCAGATACCACGGCATCACTGGCCCCGTCGAGGTGTCGATTCCCGCTGACGCGCAGACGGCATTCACTGTCGCCCAAACGCGTCAGCCCTGGGTAATGAGTAACAACACCATCGCAATCGACGGTGCAACGCAGAAAGTCACCGATGAGCTGTGGTTCTCGGATTGGCCTCTCGCAGCGAAGCTTTCATCGTGGGGAATCCAGCTGCACATGGGACTTCTCTTCGGTCTAGCCAATCAGATCGCGCTCGCTTCACTTGCCATCGCACTCGCGAGTGTCGTCGTTCGCGGCTACGTCCTGTGGTGGCGCCGACGACCCACACGAGGATCCGACTGGGCGATGGGCCGGACGCCCACACGCGGTGGCATCAGAAATCTGTCCCCAATCAGTGTTGCCGCGATGATTGCTGTCACCGCCCTGGTCGGCTGGTTCGTTCCCCTACTCGGCATCAGCCTGATCGCATTCCTCCTGATCGACCTTTCCGCCGCGGCACTGCGACGCCGCGCAACCACCTGA
- a CDS encoding copper chaperone PCu(A)C encodes MSVRTTLLTAAALTAALALAGCSADSGKETEAAQSITIADQWVKAAPDGMSAAFAELVNSGDKDVRVVSATSPASARVELHEVVTGDAGTMTMRPKDGGFRVPANSSASLTPGGDHLMFMELAGPLLPGAETDVTLIYDDGSSSTFTAQIRDFSGNQENYDPNHGG; translated from the coding sequence ATGTCTGTTCGCACCACACTCCTCACCGCCGCCGCGTTGACGGCAGCCCTGGCGCTGGCCGGTTGTTCGGCCGATTCCGGCAAGGAAACCGAAGCCGCACAATCCATCACGATCGCGGATCAATGGGTCAAAGCCGCGCCGGACGGCATGAGCGCGGCATTTGCCGAACTCGTCAATTCTGGCGACAAGGACGTTCGAGTAGTCTCGGCAACCAGTCCGGCGTCTGCCCGCGTCGAACTCCATGAAGTTGTGACCGGCGACGCCGGAACAATGACAATGCGTCCCAAGGACGGTGGCTTTCGGGTTCCCGCCAACAGTTCCGCCAGCCTGACGCCGGGCGGCGATCATCTGATGTTCATGGAACTCGCGGGGCCACTGCTCCCCGGCGCCGAAACCGACGTCACCCTGATCTACGACGACGGTTCCAGTTCCACCTTCACGGCCCAGATCCGCGACTTCTCCGGTAATCAGGAGAACTACGACCCCAATCACGGTGGCTGA